A stretch of the Chanos chanos chromosome 1, fChaCha1.1, whole genome shotgun sequence genome encodes the following:
- the nrcama gene encoding neuronal cell adhesion molecule a isoform X6 — MNRKRKCTLCAGALLVLLLVHMTKALEVPLDLPQPPTIIHQSPKDYIIDPRENIVIHCEAKGKPHPSFSWTRNGTHFDIDTDSKVTMNPNSGTLVIDITGEKAEAYEGIYQCTARNEHGAAVSNNIVIRQSRSPLWSKERNEPFLVQVGESLVLHCRPPAGLPPPVIFWMDNNLQKLPQNNRVSQALNGDLYFSNVLMEDTRNDYICYARFPHTQTIQQKQPITVRVVDMDAMNETVLAAYFNDTVLFDNPSGERKPSFMTPPEANSTTVVLRGEQLDLECIADGLPTPEISWSKVNGELPSGRYSFHNFQKNLRITDITEGDAGDYRCSAQNRLGHAHHIITVVVKAAPFWIGAPRNLILAPKETGMLTCRVGGNPKPKITWSVNSVPIENTPNDPNRKIEEDAIILSNVQTGSSAVYQCNASNEFGYLLANAFVNVLAEPPRVLTPPNKLYQVITNSPALLDCASFGSPIPKISWFKDSQTVDGDQYVIHENGTLEIHVAQPANSGKYTCVATNDLGKRENHILLEVKEPTRILTQPKYKEVQRNAKVMFECKVKHDRTLIPTVSWLKDNRELPVDERIVVDSDSLIINDVTEEDEGTYTCVVNTTLDQDSASAMLSVVARPDPPTDLELTDQQERSVQLTWIPGDEHNSPTQMFMVQYEDSLHEPGMWHNLTEVPGISTTARLQLSPYVYYSFRVLALNDVGLSDPSKSSKQYRTNPAAPDENPSEVKGVGMEPNDLVISWKELTGLQSNGPGLQYKVSWRQKDVDTEWNNTIVANVSQFVVTDTPTFVPYEVKVQAVNNYGTGPEPEVVVGYSGEDYPVMAPEVVQTLVQNGTLAEVHWEPVPLSAVRGRLQGYRVYYWRERSLLQQEPDKEKQQMLFFSGNKTEGRLPGLHPYSLYKFNVRVLNGKGEGPPSSTEEIRTPEGVPGPPGFLRITDPNVDSLTVEWGPPPQPNGHLTGYILRYQPINDTNELGPMEEMTLPANETSITLLNLKYSTRYKFYFCAQTNKGSGPTITEESVTVMDEAMTSRQVDIATQGWFIGLMCAIALLILVLLIVCFIKRNKGGKYPVKEKEDQHQDPEIQPMKEDDGTFGEYSDTEDHKPLKGSRTPSNGTVKKDDSDDSLVDYGEGGDGQFNEDGSFIGQYSGKKEKDTAEGNESSEAPSPVNAMNSFV; from the exons atgaacaggaagaggaaatgtACGCTGTGTGCAGGAGCTCTGCTGGTGCTGCTTCTGGTCCACATGACCAAGGCTTTGGAAGTGCCTCTTGACC TGCCTCAGCCCCCCACCATAATACACCAGTCCCCCAAGGATTACATCATTGACCCAAGAGAGAACATCGTCATCCACTGTGAAGCTAAAGGAAAGCCACATCCTAG TTTCTCATGGACGCGGAATGGCACTCATTTTGACATTGACACAGACTCTAAGGTAACCATGAATCCAAACTCGGGCACACTGGTCATCGACATCACTGGAGAAAAAGCAGAGGCTTACGAGGGTATTTACCAGTGCACAGCACGCAATGAACATGGCGCCGCTGTGTCCAACAACATCGTCATACGCCAGTCCA GGTCCCCCTTGTGgtcaaaggagagaaatgaaccATTTTTGGTGCAGGTAGGCGAGTCTTTGGTCCTGCACTGTAGACCACCAGCTGGTCTTCCTCCTCCAGTCATTTTCTGGATGGACAACA ATCTCCAGAAGCTTCCACAGAATAACCGCGTGTCTCAGGCCCTGAATGGAGACCTGTATTTCTCCAATGTGTTAATGGAGGACACAAGGAATGACTACATCTGCTACGCCCGCTttccccacacacagaccatccaACAGAAACAACCCATTACTGTCAGGGTGGTGGACA TGGATGCAATGAATGAGACAGTGTTGGCAGCTTATTTCAATgacactgttttgtttg ACAACCCATCAGGAGAGCGTAAGCCTTCCTTCATGACCCCGCCAGAGGCCAATAGCACAACCGTGGTACTGAGGGGAGAACAGTTGGACCTGGAGTGCATTGCTGATGGCTT GCCAACTCCCGAAATCTCCTGGAGCAAAGTAAATGGTGAGCTGCCCAGTGGTCGATATTCCTTCCATAATTTCCAGAAGAATCTGAGGATAACGGACATAACAGAGGGGGATGCTGGGGACTACCGTTGCTCTGCCCAAAACCGCCTGGGCCACGCTCACCACATCATCACTGTTGTAGTCAAAG CCGCCCCTTTTTGGATCGGCGCCCCACGGAACCTCATTCTGGCACCCAAAGAGACAGGCATGCTTACCTGTCGGGTAGGCGGCAACCCCAAACCCAAAATCACATGGTCTGTGAACAGCGTGCCAATTGAAA ACACACCAAACGATCCCAACCGCAAAATCGAGGAAGATGCCATCATCCTCAGTAATGTCCAGACTGGGTCCAGTGCTGTCTATCAGTGCAATGCCTCAAATGAGTTTGGTTACCTTCTGGCCAATGCCTTCGTCAATGTGCTTG CTGAGCCACCAAGGGTACTAACCCCCCCTAACAAGTTGTACCAGGTTATTACCAACAGCCCCGCCTTGCTGGACTGTGCCTCGTTTGGCTCTCCGATACCAAAGATCTCCTG GTTCAAAGACAGCCAGACAGTGGATGGTGATCAATATGTGATTCATGAGAATGGGACATTAGAGATCCATGTAGCACAGCCTGCTAACAGTGGGAAATACACCTGTGTGGCCACAAATGACCTGGGGAAGAGGGAAAACCATATCCTCCTGGAGGTCAAAG agccTACCAGGATCCTGACCCAACCTAAGTACAAAGAGGTACAGAGGAACGCGAAGGTAATGTTTGAGTGTAAAGTGAAGCATGACCGCACCCTCATCCCTACTGTGAGCTGGCTGAAAGACAACAGAGAACTGCCTGTTGATGAAAG GATTGTGGTGGACTCTGACAGCCTGATTATAAATGATGTGACAGAAGAGGATGAGGGCACCTACACCTGTGTGGTGAACACCACTCTGGACCAGGACTCTGCCAGTGCCATGCTCTCTGTGGTTG CACGACCAGACCCTCCGACGGACCTGGAGCTCACAGACCAGCAGGAACGCAGTGTGCAGCTGACCTGGATTCCTGGAGATGAGCACAACAGTCCCACACAGA TGTTCATGGTCCAGTATGAAGACTCATTGCATGAACCAGGGATGTGGCACAATCTGACTGAGGTACCTGGGATCAGCACCACGGCTCGGCTCCAGCTCTCTCCCTATGTGTACTACAGTTTCAGGGTGTTGGCACTCAATGATGTAGGCCTGAGTGATCCCAGCAAATCTTCTAAACAGTACCGGACCAACCCAGCTG CTCCTGATGAGAATCCATCAGAAGTCAAAGGTGTTGGAATGGAACCCAATGACTTGGTTATATCCTGGAAG GAGTTGACAGGTCTACAGTCCAATGGACCTGGCCTTCAGTACAAAGTGAGCTGGAGACAGAAGGATGTGGACACAGAATGGAACAACACCATAGTGGCTAATGTGTCTCAGTTTGTggtcacagacacacccacttTTGTCCCATATGAAGTGAAGGTTCAGGCAGTGAATAACTACGGGACTGGACCAGAGCCTGAGGTGGTTGTGGGATATTCTGGAGAGGACT atCCTGTTATGGCTCCAGAGGTTGTGCAGACATTGGTGCAGAATGGCACGCTGGCTGAGGTCCACTGGGAGCCTGTTCCTCTCTCAGCAGTGCGAGGACGACTTCAGGGCTACAGG GTATACTACTGGAGGGAGAGGAGTTTGCTCCAACAGGAGCCAGATAAAGAGAAGCAGCAGatgctttttttcagtgggaATAAGACAGAGGGCCGTCTACCCGGCCTGCACCCTTACAGCCTCTATAAGTTCAATGTCAGAGTCCTCAACGGCAAAGGCGAGGGTCCACCCAGCAGCACTGAGGAAATCAGGACACCTGAGGGAG TTCCCGGACCACCTGGATTCCTCAGAATCACAGACCCAAACGTGGACTCTCTGACTGTCGAGTGGGGTCCACCTCCACAGCCCAATGGCCACCTTACTGGCTATATACTCAGATACCAGCCCA TTAATGACACAAATGAACTGGGTCCAATGGAGGAGATGACTCTGCCAGCCAATGAAACCAGCATCACACTACTGAACCTCAAATACAGCACTCGCTACAAATTCTACTTCTGCGCCCAGACAAACAAGGGCTCTGGGCCCACCATAACAGAGGAATCTGTCACAGTCATGGATGAAG cCATGACAAGCAGGCAAGTGGACATTGCCACCCAGGGCTGGTTCATTGGACTCATGTGTGCCATTGCTCTGCTCATCCTGGTCCTCCTCATCGTCTGCTTCATCAAGAGGAACAAAGGAGGTAAATACCCAG ttaaagaaaaagaggaccAACACCAGGATCCAGAGATACAACCTATGAAAGAAGATGATGGAACATTTGGGGAATACAG tgACACAGAGGACCACAAACCGCTGAAGGGCAGCAGGACTCCGTCCAATGGGACGGTGAAAAAGGATGACAGTGATGACAGCCTGGTGGACTATGGAGAGGGCGGTGATGGCCAGTTCAATGAGGATGGCTCTTTTATTGGCCAGTACAGCGGCAAGAAGGAAAAGGACACGGCTGAGGGCAACGAGAGTTCTGAGGCTCCTTCACCCGTCAATGCCATGAACTCCTTTGTGTAG
- the nrcama gene encoding neuronal cell adhesion molecule a isoform X7 — MNRKRKCTLCAGALLVLLLVHMTKALEVPLDPKVLEGLPQPPTIIHQSPKDYIIDPRENIVIHCEAKGKPHPSFSWTRNGTHFDIDTDSKVTMNPNSGTLVIDITGEKAEAYEGIYQCTARNEHGAAVSNNIVIRQSRSPLWSKERNEPFLVQVGESLVLHCRPPAGLPPPVIFWMDNNLQKLPQNNRVSQALNGDLYFSNVLMEDTRNDYICYARFPHTQTIQQKQPITVRVVDNNPSGERKPSFMTPPEANSTTVVLRGEQLDLECIADGLPTPEISWSKVNGELPSGRYSFHNFQKNLRITDITEGDAGDYRCSAQNRLGHAHHIITVVVKAAPFWIGAPRNLILAPKETGMLTCRVGGNPKPKITWSVNSVPIENTPNDPNRKIEEDAIILSNVQTGSSAVYQCNASNEFGYLLANAFVNVLAEPPRVLTPPNKLYQVITNSPALLDCASFGSPIPKISWFKDSQTVDGDQYVIHENGTLEIHVAQPANSGKYTCVATNDLGKRENHILLEVKEPTRILTQPKYKEVQRNAKVMFECKVKHDRTLIPTVSWLKDNRELPVDERIVVDSDSLIINDVTEEDEGTYTCVVNTTLDQDSASAMLSVVEATPTPPIVYARPDPPTDLELTDQQERSVQLTWIPGDEHNSPTQMFMVQYEDSLHEPGMWHNLTEVPGISTTARLQLSPYVYYSFRVLALNDVGLSDPSKSSKQYRTNPAAPDENPSEVKGVGMEPNDLVISWKELTGLQSNGPGLQYKVSWRQKDVDTEWNNTIVANVSQFVVTDTPTFVPYEVKVQAVNNYGTGPEPEVVVGYSGEDYPVMAPEVVQTLVQNGTLAEVHWEPVPLSAVRGRLQGYRVYYWRERSLLQQEPDKEKQQMLFFSGNKTEGRLPGLHPYSLYKFNVRVLNGKGEGPPSSTEEIRTPEGVPGPPGFLRITDPNVDSLTVEWGPPPQPNGHLTGYILRYQPINDTNELGPMEEMTLPANETSITLLNLKYSTRYKFYFCAQTNKGSGPTITEESVTVMDEAMTSRQVDIATQGWFIGLMCAIALLILVLLIVCFIKRNKGGKYPVKEKEDQHQDPEIQPMKEDDGTFGEYSDTEDHKPLKGSRTPSNGTVKKDDSDDSLVDYGEGGDGQFNEDGSFIGQYSGKKEKDTAEGNESSEAPSPVNAMNSFV, encoded by the exons atgaacaggaagaggaaatgtACGCTGTGTGCAGGAGCTCTGCTGGTGCTGCTTCTGGTCCACATGACCAAGGCTTTGGAAGTGCCTCTTGACC CTAAAGTTCTGGAAGGAT TGCCTCAGCCCCCCACCATAATACACCAGTCCCCCAAGGATTACATCATTGACCCAAGAGAGAACATCGTCATCCACTGTGAAGCTAAAGGAAAGCCACATCCTAG TTTCTCATGGACGCGGAATGGCACTCATTTTGACATTGACACAGACTCTAAGGTAACCATGAATCCAAACTCGGGCACACTGGTCATCGACATCACTGGAGAAAAAGCAGAGGCTTACGAGGGTATTTACCAGTGCACAGCACGCAATGAACATGGCGCCGCTGTGTCCAACAACATCGTCATACGCCAGTCCA GGTCCCCCTTGTGgtcaaaggagagaaatgaaccATTTTTGGTGCAGGTAGGCGAGTCTTTGGTCCTGCACTGTAGACCACCAGCTGGTCTTCCTCCTCCAGTCATTTTCTGGATGGACAACA ATCTCCAGAAGCTTCCACAGAATAACCGCGTGTCTCAGGCCCTGAATGGAGACCTGTATTTCTCCAATGTGTTAATGGAGGACACAAGGAATGACTACATCTGCTACGCCCGCTttccccacacacagaccatccaACAGAAACAACCCATTACTGTCAGGGTGGTGGACA ACAACCCATCAGGAGAGCGTAAGCCTTCCTTCATGACCCCGCCAGAGGCCAATAGCACAACCGTGGTACTGAGGGGAGAACAGTTGGACCTGGAGTGCATTGCTGATGGCTT GCCAACTCCCGAAATCTCCTGGAGCAAAGTAAATGGTGAGCTGCCCAGTGGTCGATATTCCTTCCATAATTTCCAGAAGAATCTGAGGATAACGGACATAACAGAGGGGGATGCTGGGGACTACCGTTGCTCTGCCCAAAACCGCCTGGGCCACGCTCACCACATCATCACTGTTGTAGTCAAAG CCGCCCCTTTTTGGATCGGCGCCCCACGGAACCTCATTCTGGCACCCAAAGAGACAGGCATGCTTACCTGTCGGGTAGGCGGCAACCCCAAACCCAAAATCACATGGTCTGTGAACAGCGTGCCAATTGAAA ACACACCAAACGATCCCAACCGCAAAATCGAGGAAGATGCCATCATCCTCAGTAATGTCCAGACTGGGTCCAGTGCTGTCTATCAGTGCAATGCCTCAAATGAGTTTGGTTACCTTCTGGCCAATGCCTTCGTCAATGTGCTTG CTGAGCCACCAAGGGTACTAACCCCCCCTAACAAGTTGTACCAGGTTATTACCAACAGCCCCGCCTTGCTGGACTGTGCCTCGTTTGGCTCTCCGATACCAAAGATCTCCTG GTTCAAAGACAGCCAGACAGTGGATGGTGATCAATATGTGATTCATGAGAATGGGACATTAGAGATCCATGTAGCACAGCCTGCTAACAGTGGGAAATACACCTGTGTGGCCACAAATGACCTGGGGAAGAGGGAAAACCATATCCTCCTGGAGGTCAAAG agccTACCAGGATCCTGACCCAACCTAAGTACAAAGAGGTACAGAGGAACGCGAAGGTAATGTTTGAGTGTAAAGTGAAGCATGACCGCACCCTCATCCCTACTGTGAGCTGGCTGAAAGACAACAGAGAACTGCCTGTTGATGAAAG GATTGTGGTGGACTCTGACAGCCTGATTATAAATGATGTGACAGAAGAGGATGAGGGCACCTACACCTGTGTGGTGAACACCACTCTGGACCAGGACTCTGCCAGTGCCATGCTCTCTGTGGTTG AGGCCACTCCAACTCCGCCAATTGTCTACG CACGACCAGACCCTCCGACGGACCTGGAGCTCACAGACCAGCAGGAACGCAGTGTGCAGCTGACCTGGATTCCTGGAGATGAGCACAACAGTCCCACACAGA TGTTCATGGTCCAGTATGAAGACTCATTGCATGAACCAGGGATGTGGCACAATCTGACTGAGGTACCTGGGATCAGCACCACGGCTCGGCTCCAGCTCTCTCCCTATGTGTACTACAGTTTCAGGGTGTTGGCACTCAATGATGTAGGCCTGAGTGATCCCAGCAAATCTTCTAAACAGTACCGGACCAACCCAGCTG CTCCTGATGAGAATCCATCAGAAGTCAAAGGTGTTGGAATGGAACCCAATGACTTGGTTATATCCTGGAAG GAGTTGACAGGTCTACAGTCCAATGGACCTGGCCTTCAGTACAAAGTGAGCTGGAGACAGAAGGATGTGGACACAGAATGGAACAACACCATAGTGGCTAATGTGTCTCAGTTTGTggtcacagacacacccacttTTGTCCCATATGAAGTGAAGGTTCAGGCAGTGAATAACTACGGGACTGGACCAGAGCCTGAGGTGGTTGTGGGATATTCTGGAGAGGACT atCCTGTTATGGCTCCAGAGGTTGTGCAGACATTGGTGCAGAATGGCACGCTGGCTGAGGTCCACTGGGAGCCTGTTCCTCTCTCAGCAGTGCGAGGACGACTTCAGGGCTACAGG GTATACTACTGGAGGGAGAGGAGTTTGCTCCAACAGGAGCCAGATAAAGAGAAGCAGCAGatgctttttttcagtgggaATAAGACAGAGGGCCGTCTACCCGGCCTGCACCCTTACAGCCTCTATAAGTTCAATGTCAGAGTCCTCAACGGCAAAGGCGAGGGTCCACCCAGCAGCACTGAGGAAATCAGGACACCTGAGGGAG TTCCCGGACCACCTGGATTCCTCAGAATCACAGACCCAAACGTGGACTCTCTGACTGTCGAGTGGGGTCCACCTCCACAGCCCAATGGCCACCTTACTGGCTATATACTCAGATACCAGCCCA TTAATGACACAAATGAACTGGGTCCAATGGAGGAGATGACTCTGCCAGCCAATGAAACCAGCATCACACTACTGAACCTCAAATACAGCACTCGCTACAAATTCTACTTCTGCGCCCAGACAAACAAGGGCTCTGGGCCCACCATAACAGAGGAATCTGTCACAGTCATGGATGAAG cCATGACAAGCAGGCAAGTGGACATTGCCACCCAGGGCTGGTTCATTGGACTCATGTGTGCCATTGCTCTGCTCATCCTGGTCCTCCTCATCGTCTGCTTCATCAAGAGGAACAAAGGAGGTAAATACCCAG ttaaagaaaaagaggaccAACACCAGGATCCAGAGATACAACCTATGAAAGAAGATGATGGAACATTTGGGGAATACAG tgACACAGAGGACCACAAACCGCTGAAGGGCAGCAGGACTCCGTCCAATGGGACGGTGAAAAAGGATGACAGTGATGACAGCCTGGTGGACTATGGAGAGGGCGGTGATGGCCAGTTCAATGAGGATGGCTCTTTTATTGGCCAGTACAGCGGCAAGAAGGAAAAGGACACGGCTGAGGGCAACGAGAGTTCTGAGGCTCCTTCACCCGTCAATGCCATGAACTCCTTTGTGTAG
- the nrcama gene encoding neuronal cell adhesion molecule a isoform X4 codes for MNRKRKCTLCAGALLVLLLVHMTKALEVPLDPKVLEGLPQPPTIIHQSPKDYIIDPRENIVIHCEAKGKPHPSFSWTRNGTHFDIDTDSKVTMNPNSGTLVIDITGEKAEAYEGIYQCTARNEHGAAVSNNIVIRQSRSPLWSKERNEPFLVQVGESLVLHCRPPAGLPPPVIFWMDNNLQKLPQNNRVSQALNGDLYFSNVLMEDTRNDYICYARFPHTQTIQQKQPITVRVVDNNPSGERKPSFMTPPEANSTTVVLRGEQLDLECIADGLPTPEISWSKVNGELPSGRYSFHNFQKNLRITDITEGDAGDYRCSAQNRLGHAHHIITVVVKAAPFWIGAPRNLILAPKETGMLTCRVGGNPKPKITWSVNSVPIENTPNDPNRKIEEDAIILSNVQTGSSAVYQCNASNEFGYLLANAFVNVLAEPPRVLTPPNKLYQVITNSPALLDCASFGSPIPKISWFKDSQTVDGDQYVIHENGTLEIHVAQPANSGKYTCVATNDLGKRENHILLEVKEPTRILTQPKYKEVQRNAKVMFECKVKHDRTLIPTVSWLKDNRELPVDERIVVDSDSLIINDVTEEDEGTYTCVVNTTLDQDSASAMLSVVEATPTPPIVYARPDPPTDLELTDQQERSVQLTWIPGDEHNSPTQMFMVQYEDSLHEPGMWHNLTEVPGISTTARLQLSPYVYYSFRVLALNDVGLSDPSKSSKQYRTNPAAPDENPSEVKGVGMEPNDLVISWKELTGLQSNGPGLQYKVSWRQKDVDTEWNNTIVANVSQFVVTDTPTFVPYEVKVQAVNNYGTGPEPEVVVGYSGEDYPVMAPEVVQTLVQNGTLAEVHWEPVPLSAVRGRLQGYRVYYWRERSLLQQEPDKEKQQMLFFSGNKTEGRLPGLHPYSLYKFNVRVLNGKGEGPPSSTEEIRTPEGVPGPPGFLRITDPNVDSLTVEWGPPPQPNGHLTGYILRYQPINDTNELGPMEEMTLPANETSITLLNLKYSTRYKFYFCAQTNKGSGPTITEESVTVMDEDVGKAMTSRQVDIATQGWFIGLMCAIALLILVLLIVCFIKRNKGGKYPVKEKEDQHQDPEIQPMKEDDGTFGEYSDTEDHKPLKGSRTPSNGTVKKDDSDDSLVDYGEGGDGQFNEDGSFIGQYSGKKEKDTAEGNESSEAPSPVNAMNSFV; via the exons atgaacaggaagaggaaatgtACGCTGTGTGCAGGAGCTCTGCTGGTGCTGCTTCTGGTCCACATGACCAAGGCTTTGGAAGTGCCTCTTGACC CTAAAGTTCTGGAAGGAT TGCCTCAGCCCCCCACCATAATACACCAGTCCCCCAAGGATTACATCATTGACCCAAGAGAGAACATCGTCATCCACTGTGAAGCTAAAGGAAAGCCACATCCTAG TTTCTCATGGACGCGGAATGGCACTCATTTTGACATTGACACAGACTCTAAGGTAACCATGAATCCAAACTCGGGCACACTGGTCATCGACATCACTGGAGAAAAAGCAGAGGCTTACGAGGGTATTTACCAGTGCACAGCACGCAATGAACATGGCGCCGCTGTGTCCAACAACATCGTCATACGCCAGTCCA GGTCCCCCTTGTGgtcaaaggagagaaatgaaccATTTTTGGTGCAGGTAGGCGAGTCTTTGGTCCTGCACTGTAGACCACCAGCTGGTCTTCCTCCTCCAGTCATTTTCTGGATGGACAACA ATCTCCAGAAGCTTCCACAGAATAACCGCGTGTCTCAGGCCCTGAATGGAGACCTGTATTTCTCCAATGTGTTAATGGAGGACACAAGGAATGACTACATCTGCTACGCCCGCTttccccacacacagaccatccaACAGAAACAACCCATTACTGTCAGGGTGGTGGACA ACAACCCATCAGGAGAGCGTAAGCCTTCCTTCATGACCCCGCCAGAGGCCAATAGCACAACCGTGGTACTGAGGGGAGAACAGTTGGACCTGGAGTGCATTGCTGATGGCTT GCCAACTCCCGAAATCTCCTGGAGCAAAGTAAATGGTGAGCTGCCCAGTGGTCGATATTCCTTCCATAATTTCCAGAAGAATCTGAGGATAACGGACATAACAGAGGGGGATGCTGGGGACTACCGTTGCTCTGCCCAAAACCGCCTGGGCCACGCTCACCACATCATCACTGTTGTAGTCAAAG CCGCCCCTTTTTGGATCGGCGCCCCACGGAACCTCATTCTGGCACCCAAAGAGACAGGCATGCTTACCTGTCGGGTAGGCGGCAACCCCAAACCCAAAATCACATGGTCTGTGAACAGCGTGCCAATTGAAA ACACACCAAACGATCCCAACCGCAAAATCGAGGAAGATGCCATCATCCTCAGTAATGTCCAGACTGGGTCCAGTGCTGTCTATCAGTGCAATGCCTCAAATGAGTTTGGTTACCTTCTGGCCAATGCCTTCGTCAATGTGCTTG CTGAGCCACCAAGGGTACTAACCCCCCCTAACAAGTTGTACCAGGTTATTACCAACAGCCCCGCCTTGCTGGACTGTGCCTCGTTTGGCTCTCCGATACCAAAGATCTCCTG GTTCAAAGACAGCCAGACAGTGGATGGTGATCAATATGTGATTCATGAGAATGGGACATTAGAGATCCATGTAGCACAGCCTGCTAACAGTGGGAAATACACCTGTGTGGCCACAAATGACCTGGGGAAGAGGGAAAACCATATCCTCCTGGAGGTCAAAG agccTACCAGGATCCTGACCCAACCTAAGTACAAAGAGGTACAGAGGAACGCGAAGGTAATGTTTGAGTGTAAAGTGAAGCATGACCGCACCCTCATCCCTACTGTGAGCTGGCTGAAAGACAACAGAGAACTGCCTGTTGATGAAAG GATTGTGGTGGACTCTGACAGCCTGATTATAAATGATGTGACAGAAGAGGATGAGGGCACCTACACCTGTGTGGTGAACACCACTCTGGACCAGGACTCTGCCAGTGCCATGCTCTCTGTGGTTG AGGCCACTCCAACTCCGCCAATTGTCTACG CACGACCAGACCCTCCGACGGACCTGGAGCTCACAGACCAGCAGGAACGCAGTGTGCAGCTGACCTGGATTCCTGGAGATGAGCACAACAGTCCCACACAGA TGTTCATGGTCCAGTATGAAGACTCATTGCATGAACCAGGGATGTGGCACAATCTGACTGAGGTACCTGGGATCAGCACCACGGCTCGGCTCCAGCTCTCTCCCTATGTGTACTACAGTTTCAGGGTGTTGGCACTCAATGATGTAGGCCTGAGTGATCCCAGCAAATCTTCTAAACAGTACCGGACCAACCCAGCTG CTCCTGATGAGAATCCATCAGAAGTCAAAGGTGTTGGAATGGAACCCAATGACTTGGTTATATCCTGGAAG GAGTTGACAGGTCTACAGTCCAATGGACCTGGCCTTCAGTACAAAGTGAGCTGGAGACAGAAGGATGTGGACACAGAATGGAACAACACCATAGTGGCTAATGTGTCTCAGTTTGTggtcacagacacacccacttTTGTCCCATATGAAGTGAAGGTTCAGGCAGTGAATAACTACGGGACTGGACCAGAGCCTGAGGTGGTTGTGGGATATTCTGGAGAGGACT atCCTGTTATGGCTCCAGAGGTTGTGCAGACATTGGTGCAGAATGGCACGCTGGCTGAGGTCCACTGGGAGCCTGTTCCTCTCTCAGCAGTGCGAGGACGACTTCAGGGCTACAGG GTATACTACTGGAGGGAGAGGAGTTTGCTCCAACAGGAGCCAGATAAAGAGAAGCAGCAGatgctttttttcagtgggaATAAGACAGAGGGCCGTCTACCCGGCCTGCACCCTTACAGCCTCTATAAGTTCAATGTCAGAGTCCTCAACGGCAAAGGCGAGGGTCCACCCAGCAGCACTGAGGAAATCAGGACACCTGAGGGAG TTCCCGGACCACCTGGATTCCTCAGAATCACAGACCCAAACGTGGACTCTCTGACTGTCGAGTGGGGTCCACCTCCACAGCCCAATGGCCACCTTACTGGCTATATACTCAGATACCAGCCCA TTAATGACACAAATGAACTGGGTCCAATGGAGGAGATGACTCTGCCAGCCAATGAAACCAGCATCACACTACTGAACCTCAAATACAGCACTCGCTACAAATTCTACTTCTGCGCCCAGACAAACAAGGGCTCTGGGCCCACCATAACAGAGGAATCTGTCACAGTCATGGATGAAG ATGTGGGTAAAG cCATGACAAGCAGGCAAGTGGACATTGCCACCCAGGGCTGGTTCATTGGACTCATGTGTGCCATTGCTCTGCTCATCCTGGTCCTCCTCATCGTCTGCTTCATCAAGAGGAACAAAGGAGGTAAATACCCAG ttaaagaaaaagaggaccAACACCAGGATCCAGAGATACAACCTATGAAAGAAGATGATGGAACATTTGGGGAATACAG tgACACAGAGGACCACAAACCGCTGAAGGGCAGCAGGACTCCGTCCAATGGGACGGTGAAAAAGGATGACAGTGATGACAGCCTGGTGGACTATGGAGAGGGCGGTGATGGCCAGTTCAATGAGGATGGCTCTTTTATTGGCCAGTACAGCGGCAAGAAGGAAAAGGACACGGCTGAGGGCAACGAGAGTTCTGAGGCTCCTTCACCCGTCAATGCCATGAACTCCTTTGTGTAG